The following coding sequences lie in one Epinephelus moara isolate mb chromosome 17, YSFRI_EMoa_1.0, whole genome shotgun sequence genomic window:
- the c17h4orf48 gene encoding neuropeptide-like protein C4orf48 homolog yields MASGGYLQATVLLLAVQLLCLGAADADQEAGTVIPAESRPCVDCHAFEFMQRALQDLKKTAFNLDARTETLVLRAERRALCDCMPTNSLR; encoded by the exons ATGGCATCCGGTGGATATCTGCAGGCAACGGTGCTCCTTCTGGCGGTCCAGCTCCTGTGTCTCGGTGCAGCTGATGCGGATCAGGAGGCTGGGACTGTCATCCCTGCCGAAA GTCGCCCATGTGTGGACTGTCATGCATTTGAGTTTATGCAGAGGGCACTGCAAGATCTAAAGAAGACCGCGTTCAACCTTGATGCCAGG ACAGAGACGCTGGTGCTGAGGGCGGAGAGGAGGGCCCTGTGCGACTGTATGCCCACCAACTCGCTGCGCTGA